From a region of the Streptomyces tirandamycinicus genome:
- a CDS encoding SulP family inorganic anion transporter: MLRGLKPDWLSDPRVWRTEILAGLVVALALIPEAISFSIIAGVDPAIGLFASFTMAVTIAIVGGRRAMISAATGAVALVIAPLNREHGLGYLIAAVILAGVFQIVLGALGVAKLMRFVPRSVMVGFVNALAILIFMAQVPELAGVPWAVYPLVVGGLALMVFFPRVTRVIPAPLVSIVVLTVITVAAGIAVPTVGDKGDLPSSLPVPGLPDVPFTLDTLTTIAPYALAMALVGLMESLMTAKLVDDITDTHSSKTRESVGQGIANIVTGLFGGMGGCAMIGQTMINVRVSRARTRLSTFLAGVFLMVLCIVFGPVVSDIPMAALVAVMVMVSFATFDWHSIAPRTLRRMPAGEITVMTVTVGCVVATHNLAVGVVVGTLTAMVVFAKRVAHLANVTSVTDPDGSSVVYSVTGELFFASSNDLVGQFDYAADPDRVVIDLSGAHIWDASSVAALDAIETKYAQRGKSIEIVGLNRPSARIHEKLSGELTGSH, translated from the coding sequence TCCTTCTCGATCATCGCCGGGGTCGATCCGGCGATCGGCCTGTTCGCCTCCTTCACGATGGCCGTGACCATCGCGATCGTCGGCGGCCGACGCGCGATGATCTCCGCGGCGACCGGCGCGGTCGCCCTGGTCATCGCCCCGCTCAACCGCGAGCACGGCCTCGGCTACCTGATCGCCGCGGTCATCCTGGCCGGTGTCTTCCAGATCGTCCTCGGCGCGCTCGGTGTCGCGAAGCTGATGCGGTTCGTGCCCCGCTCGGTCATGGTCGGCTTCGTCAACGCCCTCGCCATCCTGATCTTCATGGCCCAGGTGCCCGAGCTGGCGGGGGTGCCCTGGGCCGTCTACCCGCTGGTCGTGGGCGGGCTGGCACTCATGGTGTTCTTCCCGAGGGTCACCAGGGTGATCCCGGCGCCGCTGGTCTCGATCGTGGTCCTCACCGTCATCACGGTCGCGGCCGGGATCGCCGTGCCGACCGTCGGCGACAAGGGCGACCTGCCCTCCTCCCTGCCCGTGCCCGGCCTTCCCGACGTCCCGTTCACCCTGGACACGCTGACCACCATCGCGCCGTACGCGCTCGCCATGGCGCTGGTCGGCCTGATGGAGTCCCTGATGACCGCCAAGCTGGTGGACGACATCACCGACACCCACTCCTCCAAGACCCGCGAGTCCGTCGGCCAGGGCATCGCCAACATCGTCACCGGTCTCTTCGGCGGGATGGGCGGCTGTGCCATGATCGGCCAGACCATGATCAACGTGCGGGTGTCCCGCGCCCGCACCCGTCTGTCGACCTTCCTGGCCGGTGTCTTCCTGATGGTGCTGTGCATCGTCTTCGGCCCCGTGGTCTCCGACATCCCCATGGCCGCGCTCGTCGCCGTGATGGTGATGGTGTCCTTCGCGACCTTCGACTGGCACTCCATCGCCCCGAGGACCCTCCGGCGGATGCCCGCCGGGGAGATCACCGTGATGACGGTCACCGTCGGCTGCGTGGTCGCCACTCACAACCTCGCCGTCGGTGTCGTCGTCGGCACCCTCACCGCGATGGTCGTCTTCGCCAAGCGCGTCGCCCACCTGGCCAACGTCACCTCGGTCACCGACCCCGACGGCAGCAGCGTCGTGTACTCCGTCACCGGCGAGCTCTTCTTCGCCTCCTCCAACGACCTCGTCGGCCAGTTCGACTACGCCGCGGATCCGGACAGGGTCGTCATCGACCTGAGCGGCGCCCACATCTGGGACGCCTCCTCCGTCGCCGCCCTCGACGCGATCGAGACGAAGTACGCACAGCGCGGCAAGAGCATCGAGATCGTCGGTCTCAACCGGCCCAGCGCCCGGATCCACGAGAAGCTCAGCGGCGAGCTCACCGGCAGCCACTGA